ctgcaccaataaCATGGCGGAGtttgaagcctgcatactaggacttaacatggcaatcgacataaatattcaggagctgctggtaataggtgattcagatttgcttgtgcaccaggtataaGGAGAGTGgaccaccaagaattccaagatattgccatatctacaCCATGTATAGGAATTGATAAAGGGGTTCATAAAGATAGATTTTTGgcatgttcccagaattcagaacgagtttgccgatgctttggccactttgtcatccatgatacaacatccggatAAGAATTCCATTGATCCAATCCCAGTGAGAATCCATAATcaaccagcttactgtgcccacgTCGAGGAAGAGATGGATGGAAatccttggttccatgacatcaaggaatatttggcgaaaggagaatatctggagcatgtgaaccacactcagaaatgcacacttaggagattgtccaatcactttttccacagtggaggaaacttgtatagaagaactcctgatttgggattgctaagatgtgtcgacgcaaaagaggctTTTAAGCTACTCGAGGAGATACATGCTAGGACCTACGtcccgcatatgaatggttttgtcgtGGCCATGAAAATACTTAGGGCTTGTTACTTTTGGAGACAGACTacgtccagtatgtccgcaaatgttACCAATGTCAAGTggatgccgatatgataaaagtgatgccaaatgagctcaatgccacaagctcaccttggccattcgcctcctggggaatggatgtcatcggtcctatCGAGCACACAGCTTCAAACGAGCACATGTTTATTCTattagccattgattacttcacaaaatgggtagatgcTACATCTTACAAAGCCGTACCCAAGAAAGTCGTCacagactttgtcaaagatcatattgtttgccgattcggagttcccgactccattattactgataatgccgccaatatctgatctgatgaaagccatgtgtgagacATTCAAAAtaaagcacaagaattccatagcctatagacctcagatgaatggagctgtagaagccgccaccaaaaacatcaagaaaatactaaggaagatggtggaaaaccacaagcaatggcatgagaaactaccctttgctttgttgggatacttCACTACAGttcacacatcaaccggggcaactctcTACATGATGGTTTATGGCACCGaagttgtcatcccagccgaggtagagatcccttctttaaggatcatacaggaagtcaAACTCATCGCTACAGAATGGATATGGAGCTGTtatgagcaattggcccttatagatggaaaacgGATAAATGTAGTATTCCACGGTCAactttaccagaacagaatgtcaagagctttcaacaaaagggtcaagccaagacaatttgcaccaggacagttggtgctgaagaagatcttcccacatcaagatgaacccaaagggaagttctctcccaactggcaagatCCTTATATAGTTcacagggtgctaacaggaggagcactcatacttgcagaaatagatGGAGAAGTCTCGCAAAAACCAATCAATTCCGACGCattcaagagatactatgtttagactactaacatttcttcatctgatgtaattgaactacgcttgacatGATTTCCATTTAAGAGGTGATACGTAGGAAGCCTTGTAAGTtcggtcatatcttaataaaatttccatttcacTCCCCCCCCCCaggatcagaaactggggcagaaatttgagGAAGGCCcttaaaattccggagcaagtctagCCAACATTATTGCATGCCAGAAAATTAGAAACTAGTTATGAAACTGGAtatgaaactggggaagaattttgagaatgattctcaaaattccaaagaaggATCGACAAGTTTCGTTGCTCGCAAAGAGCCGAAGGATCATCCACCAAACTGGGCAGAATTatgaggacccttaaaattctaaCATAAAAAGCTACAATGTCTCTGAAATATGGTACAGTCACTAGTTTATCTAAAATTACTTGATGtttcaatatgtttctaaaataactctattttatcGACAATTGCATATTTTCAAAGAGCTCTATTTCAGTAACAGttaggtgttacccagggaaactcaaacaaggcctccagaatggagcaaagcaaggccagcagacaaaggcacgaaccaacctccccctcacaaaacttacattTTTTCCTCAAACGCAGGCATATCTGACGTAGCAATAGCATTCGCAAATATATACACgaagcaaaatcactatcaatcgAGCCACCAGACACTGAATGTATCCCCAGCTAAGAAACATTCTACTTTGCTACCtgctctttgcatgagactaagccctgtcccgcatcttgcatgagtctaagccttgcctacatatttacataaggctaagcactgccttctatctgcctgggactaagccctgtcccgcatcttgcatgaggctaagccctgcctacATATTTGCATAAAGCTAAGCTCTGTCTTTctcttgcatgggactaagccctgtcccaaaccctgtatgaggctaagccccgCCTCTatgtttgcataaggctaagcactgccttccatctgTATGGGACTAATcctgtaaagccccagaaaattttgctaagtaatttaggatttcgtggtgccaatgtaggctaattattttattttgtgagcaaatgaggattcatgacaTAATTGATATCAATTGTAtatgttaataagcatataaGTCATATTCTAAATTATttagggtctaaggagaggcctaagtctaagcaaAGTTGGacaatttcataatagactaaagttgtaaatgagtacaTGGACCTCACTTGGGACGAGCATATCTTCATTTATATAAGGTTTTCTGTgattcacaacctatcaaattaaagctctttgagtctagtttctgacgcatcaaaccgtttgtcatttggaggtgcaTACAGAAAGTTATACCCATTTTCGTGTCCAGCGTCCTGGGTAGCGCCAGGCGCTAGCCGTGGCACCGGGAATTTTTGAGATACTGGAATCAGCGCCACAGGTGGCGCTGGGCGCTGCCTGTGGTGCCCGAAACATTATATACTCATTTTGGGGTTAATTTTTACCCATTCATTCTGGCCGAACTTTGGGGTTCTTCCTTCACCCTCTCAAGATCTtcaacccccccccctcccccatcTTCAAGGTAAGAAATCTCCATTAACTTGGTGTGAAATTCCATCATtcctacactagtattgatgaaatctactcataaaacacatagatcttcaagaaattccttcaagaactcaaaagaGGGTTTgcaaaatttcttccaaaaggtaaatcatacacccttagacttacatatatggttgTATTAGgagaatatgagtatgaattaagtattggaactcttggtgtggtgattggaagccacaagttcccaatataaatacataattattgtagagattgaaaggtgattatttgataagATTTGTTGGgtgggtgtgaatggatggtcatgcatatgttgttggaagttataaattggttaggaatgatagtggaataaattgttggttaatggtgatagttggatgaaccaatagtatagttatgaggtgtaaagatctatacctacaaggtgtttgataatatgcctaaatggcataagttatggaatttattactaatattggccctattgaatgttgtattgtagattgaagttgcttaagtgtattggatcattatagtatcattaagggttaaatttcaggtatgtatggctaaaaccccatcttttagaaattgagctccatcGGTGTTTGTGTAAATACGGTAAGACCAAAGTTGAATTGTTGTGTTTATTGTTGTTTCATATGAATTTGGGgttgcaaccttatatgcgtgaaagatgtaTCTCAATATTAtaaatgtgctattcttgataacttgaaagggtgcaaggaatatgaatcatgtactgaaatgcttagaccttaaattgagattgaagctgcataAGTTGTGTCctctatgtgaagtctcatctatgcttacaattttatttgatcttgtgtgcacatattatcctaaattacaaatctaacattgaaattgggaatgatgtgaaatgtggcctagtgccaaatatatgacgtgatagttgtggccccaagtgcatATGAAATGACATATATGAAACAAAGATTGAATTGAGATaattgatggaaaagggaaaagcCTTGGtaaggcaacctagccgatcgggccgagatcagaTGCCAtgtcgcacacatggtggtattgtgttgatattgaatcccgaataaaaagggaaaatgagattgtgattgaagtgtatgtctctagtgaggcaacctagccgatcgggttgagatcggactccgctcaagctagCGGTGGTATTATGAACAATGATGAACAATATGAAATGCTCCAAACTAAGGGCTATGGAAACaaaatgtgaaaattgtatgattcttttaccttGATAATGTTGTGGtcgtttgaagcttttgagttatacttgtgatttccttatgcttggtatgaaagttctttcatgtgaaatgtggcctaagcttttgagttatacttgtgagtTATactagttatacatactagtactattccatgttactaacgtcccttttgctgggggcgctacatttttttaaatgaatgtaggtggatccattgcggatagtgccgatcgcgcgtTGTGGAGTATCtccttctcaaagtcttggtgagcccctttctccttcaaggggttatattgtacatcttttgttgtggacttccacttttgaggtattgccggagccttgttaccgacaTTGTCATACTTGACTTTGTATCCTTAGAGGATCCATAGACATatatgtgggttatgtacgggtgttggataggtctatgaactatgttgtaattaTAACTCTCTCTTCTCTAAAGTGAAATTGTGTGGAATCTTGGAAGCTTAACTACGAtttaatgttgtgatataaaGTGAACTAACAATGTttaatgtactatctttccttaTCTAAATAAATGAAAGTATGGTTTCCTTTTTCATATTGAGTCGGGTAGGAAgtgttgataaggcttgctcagttgggttcactcgattgagcgccattcgtgcctcccgaggttggggcgtggtaaacttggtatcagagcctaaggttttaaagtgtcctaggatgtctcggagccgtgtctagtagagtccttcttatcggtgtgttgtcgaccacatctataagttggaggttACATGGACATTTTAGGAATGTTACtcttcttcaacactccagatcgtgcgatagaGCTTGACTATGAGATTGTCTTCTAACACGTGCTTTAAGGTTCAAGGTAAGTTTAAATGATCTTTTGTTTATTCCAGGTAATGTTGTCATATGACATAACAAATGGGCAAAGGCTTGAATATTAAGAAGATGACACATGTATCCTGTTGAACGAATGGTACGAATATATGAGATACGTACATAGTACCAGAAGTATACTTTATTCGtgaaaagtgttaaaaatgattACCACCTCCAAAGATATATTGACTTGATAAATGAGACGTGAGCTTATATGGCACATGTGGATAGTATGGGAAGTATGTATATGATCCTAAGGTATAAAAGAAAATTTGTTATATAAGCATATGGTATATGCAAGGCATGACCAGCAGAGTAATGACAAACATGTAGGTCTCTCACAGGAGATAAGAAGTTATGAAAAgagagtcaattgaacccacGATAAGAAGACCCATGTACAATGAACTTTATAAAAATCCATAAGTGTACGAAGTGATATTACACTCCTAACAGATATAGACATGAGGAATTTGAATCCCAAGCTCGTGAGGCTAAATAAGAGTAAAGAACTTATGAGGGTAATACCATGGTGACTTAAATCTCCCAAATAGTTGAACATATACACAAGGGCTAGAGACATGAGACATATGTTCCtcaagttgctaaattcaagaccTATGATGAAATTTGGGACATTCGCCGgaagtgggggaggaagggccatGGTGAGGCTACTTAAATATAATTAAACAAGAGTAGGACCATGTAGCTATGATGTTTGAgtattttgttgaagacatgtGTAGTCTATAAAAGTGGTAAGGGATAACGTGATTCTCTaaaaggatatgctaatgatagaccactagtaccccCAAAAAAAGgggtggaaggttaaggaaggtaaaaTTTTCATACAAggcaatgtgaatgatagggtcaatgatcctagaaactaagagtataTTTGTAAAgagattttatacttgttagagggtcaggaacaatggaacctaagGAAGTACTACTATAGGTCAACTGTGGaaggttgcgagtttttagaatgggttaatcatagattTGCGATTTAACCAAAGTTTCAAGATGTTAAGAAAGGCGGaacgagtgggagaaataaatgtgatgctataataacccaagagggtatttgggcCTAATGGACAGCCTAAAAAATTttacaagcaaagaagtgttaagtgatatgcggatgaacacactttcccacggATATCCTAGCTAGAGTTAAGAGTTGAGCGTGATGAAATAACTAAGGGAAAAGACCACGTAACATATGGAAGAATGCAtggctattcactagctaggaaGAATGAGGTGAGAAGAAATGGGGAGAAAACCTATAAATTGAGATGGTCATGGTTATCATAAAATATCTtgtatcagaatggtggactcgctTAGATCATAAGTgttaataaaagttataaaggaCTAACTGTAATGTAACCGACTTGGGTGACACCGAATATCAACAAAAGGATCTAGAGACAATTCATGTCTATATacaatggaaagtgagactactagaggtgaagttgtggtatgataaactcactaaaccaggcacaatgatattacaagttcacgGGAGGTAGACAAGTGCGTGGCACAGTAAGGCTATCAATTATGCACTATAagcaaaatagaatgggaatgaatgttccagttagaaagaaaagatggtaccagCATATTGTCCAGGACAAAGGGCGATAAAAAAAGGGAAAGACAACACAATCTACCCAAAGGGAAAATGTAAGGTTCAAAATAGATTGAAAGAGGATGAAAACTTGTTACGGACCAGACATGTTTAACATGGTAACTCTTAAACCGCAATATCAGGGAACTCTATTGGTAGCTACAATACGGGGAATGAGGTGAGTTACTCATCGAGGATAGAATCAGGTGGACTAAGTCTTACACTTAAGAGTAAAACCAAAAGTCGTTGTTGAAGAATTAAGGAGGATCTCAAGTTTCAGAGAATGCCCTTCTCGGGCTAGTGACTCTTCCTAAATTGTATACATATAAAGGGtgttgatatgtgttttgggCGGTGTTTAACCGTTAAGAGGGATCGTGAGAATATTTACAGGGGAAGTAGTGCGGTTTCTTAAATTCTATAAGGCACATATGGGGAGAAGAGGTTGGCTAAGAAAAGTCGGAGCACAATGTTACCTTATATTTGATGCAATGTCATGCAGGTTGATGTTATCAGTGTATGTGCGCAAATTAGTAGGTGTTATTCATTTGAGACAGAAGGTCCTATGAAAAAAACTCATTTagtaatgtcttttgttgagaatttggaagagttaGTTACAAGTATTCACAGGAGATTGTAACCATATCAGGGAAATTATTGTAGAACTCAATTCGTGGGAGGTCTTATGTAAGAGAAATATGATAAAGATGTTCCACTAATGATGCAACGTGTTAAGGTGATAGTTTATGCCTCTAGGAAACCCAAGAATCATGGAAAAAACTATGCAGCACATGACTTAAAGCTTGCGGCAGTAGTGTTTCTACTTAaaatttggcgacattatttgtatgggatGCATGCggatgtatttacggaccacaagagccttcaatatattttcaaacagaaggagttgaatctgagacaaggaagatggctagagttactcaaggaatATGACatcgatattctctatcacccgaaGAAGGCTAATGTTGTAGCGGATGCTCTTAGTCGAAAATATATAgggagtttggctcatttggaggcatatcagaggccgttggccagggaggttcaccagttggctagctTGGGAGTTCGCCTTGCAGACTCTAATGAAAGAGGAgtaattgtgcagaatagggttgaatcatcgcttgtggaGAAAGTGGAAGAGAAGCAATTcaacgatccattgttagcacaactgaaagaggggattcataaacacaagaccacaactttttcctttggcatggatgatggtaccctacggtaccaaggccgcctatgtgttccAGATGTTGACGATCTTCGATAGAGGATCATGgaagaagctcacacttccaggtattccgtgtATCTAGTttctacgaaaatgtatcatgatctcagggaaatttattggtggagcAACATGAAAAaggatgtggcggactttgtggcaaaatgtctgaactgtcagcaagtgaacgCCGAACATCAGAGGCCCGGTGAATTGGCCCAAAGCATTGAAATTCCAAGgtggaaatgggaaatgatcaatATGTATTTTGTGGTAGGATTACTGCGCACTACGTGCAAGTTcaactcaatttgggtaatcgtggatTGACTCACGAAATTAGCGCACTttttgccagttaaatctaccgacacagcggaacagtatgcttagttgtatatcaaagaaatagtcaggttgcatggcactccagtctcaatcatttcagatcgaggggctcagttcactgccaacttttggaagaaattttagcACAACTTTCCATCCTCAAACCGATGGCCAAGCAgagtggactattcagacgcttgaggacatgttgcgtgcttgtactcttgatttcaaacGTAGTTGGGATGCTTACAACATcaacttccatgctagtatccagatggcaccatttgaggcgttgtatggtaggagatgtagatctcccattgggtggttcgaggttggagaagctgaattgatagggctggacctcgtgcatcaggctatggagaaagtcaagattattaaagagaggttgaaaactgctcagagtcgccaaaagtcatATTCGGACGTTCGTCGCAGAGACTTGGAGTTCAAaaaagatgattgggtatttttgaaggtttcccccatgaaggatATCAagcggtttggaaagaaaggaaaactgaTTCCGATGTATGTGGGGCCATacaaaatcattcagaggattggtcaggtggcatacaagctcgagctgccacccaaGATGTCATTGGtgcatccagtcttccatgtgtccATGTTGTAGAAGGTAGTTGGAGTTTCATCCGCTATTGTACCAATTGAGACTATTGAGGATAATGAAGAATTGTtgtatgaagaaattccagttgccgtccttgataggcaagtccgaaagttgagaaataaagaaattgcctccgtgaaagtgttatggcgaaaccATCAAAGTAAGGAAGCCatttgggaagccgaggaagaaatgaagaagaagtaccCTCACTTGTTTGGATAGCTATGTAATTAAGTATTTGTGTCCTATGAAGATCTTGAAAGCTTACCTTCTATGAATTATGTATCACATGGTTAGTTGATGATAATAGTGTTTCTTTTCTAGAAATGCATTGCTTATGGGGCCACGATTGACATCATTTTATATTATGTTGCATATTTGGATTATGCATATGTTGATAGGATGTGTTTCTGagattctctgacaggtggataggcccagtaacaagggaaactctgccgaaatttctggaaaatttgggagttagtcaaaatttggcAGTTAAAGATATGCGAGAAAGGAGATAAGTTATACTAAGTATTTGCGGATTGACTCCAattatcattcgaggacgaatgatcctaagcggggaAGAAtataaagccccagaaaattttgctaagtaattttggatttcgtggtgccaaagtaggctaattattttattttatgtgcaAAGGAGGATttatgatataatggatatcaattggatatgttaataagtgtataagtcatattataagtga
This genomic stretch from Nicotiana sylvestris chromosome 9, ASM39365v2, whole genome shotgun sequence harbors:
- the LOC138877984 gene encoding uncharacterized protein, whose protein sequence is MAEFEACILGLNMAIDINIQELLVIGDSDLLVHQNEFADALATLSSMIQHPDKNSIDPIPVRIHNQPAYCAHVEEEMDGNPWFHDIKEYLAKGEYLEHMLHLTKPYPRKSSQTLSKIILFADSEFPTPLLLIMPPISDLMKAMCETFKIKHKNSIAYRPQMNGAVEAATKNIKKILRKMVENHKQWHEKLPFALLGYFTTVHTSTGATLYMMVYGTEVVIPAEVEIPSLRIIQEVKLIATEWIWSCYEQLALIDGKRINVVFHGQLYQNRMSRAFNKRVKPRQFAPGQLVLKKIFPHQDEPKGKFSPNWQDPYIVHRVLTGGALILAEIDGEVSQKPINSDAFKRYYV